Proteins encoded together in one Janthinobacterium tructae window:
- a CDS encoding transcriptional regulator yields the protein MIAQALFTPAQQKLLGLLFVRVNEGFHLNEIMRLTGLGSASAQRELRRLHDSGLITSERIGNVRRFWPNKESLVYPELSGLVQKTFGIVGVLSATLAPLRAQLHLAFVSGATAKGQDMPGSAIDLLLVGEDANYGDLLTGLAPAERTLRRKINPNLYTLADYRRRLREGQPFLLQVLQQPKLFVIGDESLLQALALPDASLQVNDLPSVF from the coding sequence ATGATTGCCCAAGCCCTGTTTACTCCCGCCCAGCAGAAACTGCTGGGCTTGCTCTTTGTCCGCGTGAATGAAGGCTTTCACTTGAACGAGATCATGCGCTTGACGGGCCTGGGCAGCGCGTCGGCGCAGCGCGAACTGCGCCGCCTGCATGATTCCGGCCTGATCACTTCGGAGCGGATTGGCAATGTGCGGCGCTTCTGGCCTAACAAGGAAAGCCTCGTGTATCCCGAGTTGAGCGGACTGGTGCAGAAAACCTTCGGCATCGTCGGCGTGCTCAGTGCGACCCTGGCGCCCTTGCGAGCCCAGTTGCACCTGGCCTTCGTGTCTGGTGCCACAGCGAAGGGACAGGACATGCCCGGTAGTGCCATCGACTTGCTGCTGGTGGGCGAGGACGCCAATTATGGCGATCTGTTGACAGGATTGGCCCCGGCGGAGCGAACCTTAAGGCGTAAAATCAATCCCAACTTATATACGCTGGCCGATTATCGCCGGCGCCTGCGTGAAGGTCAGCCATTTCTGCTGCAGGTATTACAGCAGCCGAAGTTGTTTGTCATCGGCGATGAATCGCTATTGCAGGCGCTGGCATTACCAGACGCTTCCTTGCAAGTGAATGACTTGCCATCTGTATTCTAA
- a CDS encoding HDOD domain-containing protein — MNKLQAFGLIVSQAVRGELTFPTSVNSALQLQLALAEPDCHIDHAIKLVLAEPLLAARTVALANSAVYSRGDAAPVTSVRAAVMRMGYRNLYALVAAMVVRQFGSKIIDPVLRQKATQLWEHTAHVAALAHVLARRVTHVDADTALFAGIVHEVGGFYLLSRADEFPGLLDDDADHWMESAEEIISREVMKKLLIPLAVSDAIEGLRDGLLSIPPDSLLDTLLLAKQLSPVPSPLQVTYVEMLTPSDSVIDFIIDNETLQSVLAESNEEVRSMSAALLV; from the coding sequence ATGAATAAACTACAGGCTTTCGGTTTAATTGTTTCCCAGGCAGTGCGCGGTGAATTAACGTTTCCCACGAGTGTTAATTCAGCGCTGCAATTGCAATTGGCCCTGGCCGAACCGGACTGCCATATCGATCATGCCATCAAGCTGGTGCTGGCCGAGCCCTTGCTGGCGGCGCGCACGGTGGCCCTGGCCAATTCGGCCGTGTACAGCCGTGGCGATGCGGCGCCCGTGACCAGCGTGCGCGCCGCCGTCATGCGCATGGGTTACCGCAATCTGTATGCGCTGGTGGCGGCCATGGTGGTGCGCCAGTTCGGCAGCAAGATCATCGACCCCGTGCTGCGCCAGAAGGCGACACAGCTGTGGGAGCACACGGCCCACGTGGCGGCGCTGGCGCACGTGCTGGCCCGCCGCGTGACGCACGTCGATGCGGACACGGCGCTATTCGCCGGCATCGTGCATGAGGTGGGCGGTTTTTACTTGTTGTCGCGTGCCGATGAATTTCCTGGCCTGCTCGACGACGATGCGGATCACTGGATGGAGTCCGCCGAAGAAATCATTTCCCGCGAAGTCATGAAGAAGCTGCTGATACCGCTGGCCGTGAGCGACGCCATCGAAGGCTTGCGCGATGGCTTGCTGTCCATTCCGCCCGATTCCCTGCTCGATACTTTATTGTTGGCCAAGCAACTGTCGCCCGTGCCGTCGCCGTTGCAGGTGACGTACGTGGAAATGCTCACGCCTTCCGATTCTGTCATCGATTTCATTATTGATAACGAAACCCTGCAAAGCGTCCTGGCCGAGTCAAACGAGGAAGTGCGCTCGATGAGTGCGGCGTTGCTGGTGTAA
- a CDS encoding DUF885 domain-containing protein, which translates to MKHRFAAGTLGTLAISLLLAYAPMAQAVQPIAKSVAVSAPKARQQLQVLADQYYDALARFEPINATESGDNRFDDQLGSAIVPAARAKQFALYRQCQKTLRSIARAQLSHQDQINYDILDYELATALSFERFPEYLLPLNQMDSMPVTLANYAGGEASQPLTTVKQYDAYLSRIGQLPGWIDQAIANMKVGMQKGIVLPKALTESALPQFKKLVSTTPQDSVYYTPIKNLPASFSEADKARLTQTYTVIIAAKLMPALQRLSTFMERDYLPAGRTSSGWSALPDGPAWYQARVASSTTTDLKPEQIHAIGLKEVARIQEQYAIVGPKMGYTGPAAGLPVWVSEQAKYRPFKTEQEVLDVYRKLNVLLDSKLPALFTLVPKAPLDLRLEPELSRDTAADHYTAPAADGSRPGVFWSVVTDPKQYGDTGMTTLFLHEGKPGHHFHLALVQEMDLPNFRRFGGNNAFTEGWALYAETLGKEMGLFEDPAQYFGHLNDEMLRAVRLVVDTGLHTKGWTREQTIKYMRDTLGYDAVAKSETERYMAWPGQALGYKIGALKIVELRQRAQAALGDKFSLPKFHEVVLGDGTLPLKLLEAKVDRWIAQQK; encoded by the coding sequence ATGAAGCATCGTTTTGCCGCCGGCACCCTCGGCACCCTGGCCATCTCCCTGTTGCTCGCCTACGCGCCCATGGCGCAAGCAGTCCAGCCCATTGCCAAAAGCGTGGCCGTCAGTGCGCCGAAAGCCAGGCAGCAGTTGCAAGTGCTGGCCGACCAGTATTACGATGCCTTGGCCCGTTTCGAGCCGATCAACGCCACCGAAAGCGGCGACAACCGTTTTGACGACCAGCTCGGTTCAGCCATCGTGCCCGCCGCGCGCGCAAAACAGTTTGCCCTGTACCGCCAGTGTCAGAAGACCCTGCGCAGCATTGCCCGCGCGCAGCTGTCGCACCAGGACCAGATCAACTACGATATCCTCGACTATGAACTGGCGACGGCGCTGAGCTTCGAGCGCTTCCCCGAATACCTGCTGCCACTGAACCAGATGGACAGCATGCCCGTCACCCTGGCCAATTATGCGGGCGGCGAGGCATCGCAACCGCTGACCACGGTCAAGCAGTATGACGCTTACCTGAGCCGTATCGGCCAGTTGCCCGGCTGGATAGACCAGGCCATCGCCAACATGAAGGTCGGCATGCAAAAGGGCATCGTGCTGCCGAAGGCGCTGACGGAGTCGGCCCTGCCGCAATTCAAAAAGCTCGTCAGCACCACGCCGCAGGACAGCGTCTATTACACGCCCATCAAGAACTTGCCGGCCAGCTTTTCCGAGGCCGACAAGGCGCGCCTGACGCAAACGTACACCGTCATCATCGCGGCCAAGCTGATGCCCGCGCTGCAGCGCCTGTCCACCTTCATGGAGCGCGATTACCTGCCGGCCGGCCGCACGAGCAGCGGCTGGAGCGCCCTGCCCGATGGCCCTGCCTGGTACCAGGCGCGCGTGGCCAGCAGCACCACCACGGACTTGAAGCCGGAGCAGATCCACGCCATCGGCTTGAAGGAAGTGGCGCGCATCCAGGAACAGTACGCGATCGTGGGCCCGAAAATGGGCTACACCGGCCCGGCCGCCGGCTTGCCCGTGTGGGTCTCGGAGCAGGCAAAATACCGCCCGTTCAAGACGGAGCAGGAAGTGCTCGACGTCTACCGCAAGTTGAACGTGCTGCTCGACAGCAAATTGCCCGCGCTGTTCACCCTGGTGCCGAAAGCGCCGCTGGACTTGCGCCTGGAGCCTGAACTGAGCCGCGACACGGCTGCCGACCACTACACGGCCCCGGCCGCCGACGGTTCGCGCCCCGGCGTGTTCTGGTCCGTCGTCACCGACCCGAAACAGTATGGCGATACGGGCATGACCACCTTGTTCCTGCACGAAGGCAAGCCTGGCCACCATTTTCACCTGGCGCTGGTGCAAGAGATGGACTTGCCGAACTTCCGCCGTTTCGGCGGCAACAATGCCTTCACGGAAGGCTGGGCCCTGTACGCGGAAACGCTGGGCAAGGAAATGGGCCTGTTCGAGGATCCGGCCCAATACTTCGGCCACTTGAACGACGAGATGCTGCGCGCCGTGCGTCTGGTGGTCGACACGGGCTTGCACACCAAGGGCTGGACGCGCGAGCAGACCATCAAGTACATGCGCGACACCCTCGGCTATGACGCCGTGGCGAAAAGCGAAACGGAACGCTACATGGCCTGGCCGGGCCAGGCGCTGGGCTACAAGATCGGTGCGCTGAAGATCGTCGAACTGCGCCAGCGCGCGCAAGCTGCCTTGGGAGACAAGTTCAGCCTGCCGAAGTTCCATGAAGTCGTGCTCGGCGACGGTACCCTGCCTTTGAAACTGCTGGAAGCCAAGGTCGACCGGTGGATCGCGCAGCAGAAGTAA
- a CDS encoding M48 family metallopeptidase — MMPFQALLTGPEGGAAGTPVGAHFFGRQLAIDAPGHSVDVAQLVVSVGGVDGPELFLNWLDAQGRQASLKPLTAGDIAIVLKEAPPALQPQLQRLWGERQRNRRQVSGWLAGLTGAAVIAAALLWWQGGHAIGALAGWIPVSTEKQLGELALAQVRAQGGISEHGVAQQTVQEIGRKLTAGSRYQYRWLVKQDDTVNAFAMPGGIIVVHTGLLRQAGDPGELAGVLAHEVQHVEQRHSLRQMISSLGWGALVGVTIGDISAVAAMLAHQAGTLYFSRDMEEEADRLGLLALQRAQIRPDGMLRFFQELDDKDKASVPGWISSHPQTAARAQQIESLIAATPCPVCTPLTSQYWQAMKAALPPTAK; from the coding sequence ATGATGCCATTCCAGGCACTGCTGACCGGCCCCGAGGGCGGCGCCGCCGGCACACCCGTCGGCGCGCATTTTTTCGGCCGGCAACTGGCCATCGACGCGCCCGGCCATAGCGTGGATGTGGCGCAGCTGGTCGTCAGCGTGGGCGGTGTCGACGGACCGGAACTGTTCCTGAACTGGCTCGACGCACAAGGACGGCAAGCCTCGCTCAAGCCGCTGACAGCGGGCGACATCGCCATCGTTTTAAAAGAAGCCCCACCCGCGCTACAGCCGCAACTGCAGCGCCTGTGGGGCGAGCGCCAGCGCAACCGGCGGCAAGTGTCGGGCTGGCTGGCCGGCTTGACGGGCGCGGCCGTCATCGCTGCCGCCCTGCTGTGGTGGCAGGGCGGCCATGCCATCGGCGCGCTGGCGGGTTGGATCCCCGTGTCGACGGAAAAACAGCTGGGTGAACTGGCCCTGGCGCAAGTGCGCGCGCAGGGCGGCATCAGCGAGCACGGCGTGGCGCAGCAGACGGTGCAGGAGATCGGCCGCAAGCTGACGGCGGGGTCGCGCTACCAGTACCGCTGGCTGGTCAAGCAGGATGACACGGTCAACGCGTTTGCCATGCCGGGCGGCATCATCGTCGTGCATACGGGCTTGCTGCGCCAGGCGGGCGATCCGGGCGAGCTGGCCGGCGTGCTCGCGCATGAAGTGCAGCATGTGGAACAGCGCCATTCGCTGCGGCAAATGATCAGCAGCCTGGGCTGGGGCGCCCTGGTGGGCGTGACCATCGGCGACATCAGCGCCGTGGCCGCCATGCTGGCGCACCAGGCCGGCACCCTGTATTTCAGCCGCGACATGGAAGAGGAAGCGGACCGTCTGGGTTTGCTCGCCTTGCAGCGCGCGCAGATCCGTCCCGACGGCATGCTGCGCTTTTTTCAGGAGCTCGATGACAAGGACAAGGCCAGCGTACCCGGATGGATTTCCTCGCACCCGCAAACGGCGGCGCGCGCGCAGCAGATCGAGAGCCTGATCGCCGCCACGCCCTGCCCCGTCTGCACCCCATTGACCAGCCAGTACTGGCAGGCGATGAAAGCGGCCCTGCCGCCTACAGCGAAATAG
- a CDS encoding HPP family protein, with protein sequence MTTSFLARWLPQPNNGSRREQLRACAGAICGLLLTGLICHFLLAPDSASVYLIAPMGASAVLLFCLPASPLAQPWSVVGGNVVSGLVGMACVKWLGPSVGVAALAACLAISAMFALRCLHPPGGAVALTTVVGGASVHAAGFEFVFITVLFNSAVLVACAVLYNNLTGRRYPHIQQLVAPHPHATRDDVPSNRLGFSPDDLDAVLRQHSEVLDISRDDLQAIFLQTEMRAYQRRFGVVTCADIMSKDVLSVEFGTPLDVAWRTMREHDVGALPVLNRARRVIGIITQTDFLRHGGLDDYQGMRQRLRGLLQRSGLSHSDKPEVVGQLMTPSPHTARLGTPIIDLVPLMADAGYHHIPILDDDERLAGIISQSDLMAALYESRFAEAAA encoded by the coding sequence ATGACGACTTCTTTCCTGGCACGCTGGCTGCCGCAACCGAACAACGGCAGCCGCCGCGAACAATTGCGCGCCTGCGCGGGCGCCATCTGCGGCCTGTTACTCACTGGTCTCATCTGCCATTTCCTGCTGGCCCCGGACAGCGCCAGCGTCTACCTGATCGCGCCCATGGGCGCCTCGGCCGTGCTGCTGTTCTGCCTGCCAGCAAGCCCGCTGGCGCAACCGTGGTCGGTGGTGGGCGGCAATGTCGTCTCCGGCCTGGTCGGCATGGCCTGCGTCAAATGGCTGGGGCCCAGCGTGGGCGTGGCGGCGCTGGCGGCCTGCCTGGCCATCAGCGCCATGTTTGCCCTGCGCTGTTTGCATCCGCCGGGCGGCGCCGTGGCGCTCACCACCGTGGTCGGTGGTGCCAGCGTGCATGCGGCCGGCTTTGAATTCGTCTTCATCACCGTGCTGTTCAATTCCGCCGTGCTGGTCGCCTGCGCCGTGCTGTACAACAACCTGACGGGACGCCGCTACCCGCACATCCAGCAACTGGTCGCGCCGCATCCGCACGCCACCAGGGATGACGTGCCCAGCAACCGCCTGGGCTTTTCGCCGGACGACCTCGATGCCGTCTTGCGCCAGCACAGCGAAGTGCTCGACATCAGCCGCGACGATTTGCAAGCCATCTTCTTGCAGACGGAAATGCGCGCCTACCAGCGCCGCTTCGGCGTCGTCACCTGCGCCGACATCATGTCGAAGGATGTGCTCAGCGTGGAATTCGGCACGCCGCTCGATGTTGCCTGGCGCACCATGCGCGAGCACGACGTGGGCGCCTTGCCCGTGCTGAACCGGGCGCGCCGCGTCATCGGCATCATCACGCAGACGGATTTCCTGCGCCACGGCGGCCTCGACGATTATCAGGGCATGCGCCAGCGCCTGCGCGGCTTGCTGCAGCGCAGCGGGCTTTCCCACAGCGATAAGCCCGAGGTGGTGGGCCAGCTGATGACGCCGTCGCCGCACACGGCGCGCCTGGGCACGCCCATCATCGACCTGGTGCCCCTGATGGCCGACGCCGGCTATCACCATATTCCCATCCTCGACGATGACGAGCGCCTGGCCGGCATCATCAGCCAGTCCGACCTGATGGCGGCGCTGTACGAAAGCCGCTTTGCCGAGGCGGCAGCATGA
- a CDS encoding DUF3349 domain-containing protein yields MNMPDALPPTLSGAARMLHSAYPGGMPETAYAPVLALLYEHFSDRNLSELMAAVTGKDAAAVLNDIYACASSKPEASAIATARRLLERHGLQAICAEE; encoded by the coding sequence TTGAACATGCCAGATGCCCTGCCCCCAACACTGTCCGGCGCCGCGCGCATGCTGCACAGCGCCTACCCCGGCGGCATGCCAGAGACGGCGTATGCCCCCGTGCTGGCCCTGCTGTATGAACACTTTTCCGACCGCAACCTGAGCGAACTGATGGCCGCCGTCACGGGCAAGGATGCGGCGGCGGTTCTCAATGACATCTATGCCTGCGCCAGCAGCAAGCCGGAGGCGTCCGCCATTGCAACCGCCAGGCGCCTGCTGGAGCGGCACGGCTTGCAGGCGATCTGCGCGGAAGAGTAA
- a CDS encoding thioredoxin family protein, which produces MRLSILLASLLLAGTAVAAAPTPSNPVATPHLPYNAAADAKADVARALAEAKAAHVPVLLIFGANWCEDCRALDKALKEGKNAELMQQQFKVVKVDVGNFDHNLDVAHAYGNPLKKGIPAAVLVSSDNNQVLYATKGGELANARRMSESGIYDFFKQAASVKAPAI; this is translated from the coding sequence ATGCGCCTTTCCATTCTTCTTGCCAGCCTGCTGCTTGCCGGCACCGCCGTTGCCGCCGCGCCAACGCCAAGCAACCCTGTCGCCACGCCGCACTTGCCGTACAACGCGGCGGCCGACGCCAAGGCCGACGTGGCCCGCGCGCTGGCCGAAGCCAAGGCGGCGCACGTGCCTGTCTTGCTGATCTTTGGCGCCAACTGGTGCGAGGATTGCCGCGCGCTCGATAAGGCATTGAAGGAAGGCAAGAACGCCGAGTTGATGCAACAGCAGTTCAAGGTCGTCAAGGTCGATGTTGGCAACTTCGACCATAACCTGGACGTGGCGCACGCCTATGGTAATCCGCTCAAGAAAGGCATCCCGGCTGCCGTGCTCGTATCGAGCGACAACAACCAGGTGCTGTACGCCACCAAGGGCGGCGAATTGGCGAATGCGCGCCGCATGAGTGAAAGCGGCATTTATGATTTCTTCAAGCAAGCGGCGAGCGTGAAAGCGCCGGCGATCTAA
- a CDS encoding methyl-accepting chemotaxis protein, giving the protein MSLLRRLSIQKKLLFSMGLCLLLFMAISSFLSVRMSSDYVRERVVSQELPAQVGEIRNDVLRQISQPLSVVQTMANDVYLQDWEDAGLPDSGIATFQRYATVVKEKNKAASINWASASTGKYFTTEGLLRTLDKHQAADQWFYGLLAGDKAYTLDIDKAENSSDLMLYLNARGQTAGGKQIAAGLGLSINALADTIRSYKIGQTGHVYLARANGVLLVHRDTALADGKHPLKDLPGFSDTLSKSLLTGNKYAYAIYDAPAGRQFVAASFVPELNLYVMAEVPEAEVLGNVTRSALIAALIAGLVGGGIALLIIYVISRAIAAPVARAADMLSEIASGNGDLSRRMPVESEDEVGALAAAFNRFVASLNVTIREVRDSTGAIASASSQIASGNLDLSARTEAQASSLEETAAAMEELTSTVKQNADNARQANQLVVSASSHAVKGGEVVGQVVQTMGAITESSRKIADIIGVIDGIAFQTNILALNAAVEAARAGEQGRGFAVVATEVRNLAQRSAAAAKEIKDLIVDSGSKVEAGSKLVDSAGATMQDIVVSVQRVADLMGEIASASQEQSQGIAQVNATVTQMDDATQQNAALVEEAAAAAQSLQDQAGRLAQVVSVFKLEETGHAVPQQAPHKPVLPKPARIVTAKAAIPAARPTAPDSDAWEEF; this is encoded by the coding sequence ATGTCTCTGCTCCGCCGCCTCTCCATCCAGAAAAAACTCCTGTTCAGCATGGGCTTGTGCCTGCTGCTCTTCATGGCGATCTCGTCGTTCCTCAGCGTGCGCATGAGCAGCGATTACGTGCGCGAGCGCGTCGTCAGCCAGGAATTGCCGGCGCAAGTGGGCGAGATCCGCAACGACGTGCTGCGCCAGATCAGCCAGCCCCTGTCCGTGGTGCAGACCATGGCCAACGATGTCTACCTGCAAGACTGGGAAGACGCTGGCTTGCCCGACAGCGGCATCGCCACCTTCCAGCGCTACGCCACCGTGGTCAAGGAAAAGAACAAGGCGGCCTCGATCAACTGGGCTTCCGCCAGCACGGGCAAATACTTCACCACGGAGGGCTTGCTGCGCACCCTGGACAAGCACCAGGCGGCCGACCAGTGGTTTTATGGCTTGCTGGCCGGCGACAAGGCCTACACGCTCGACATCGACAAGGCGGAAAACTCCAGCGACCTGATGCTGTACCTGAATGCGCGCGGCCAGACGGCGGGCGGCAAGCAGATCGCGGCCGGCCTGGGCCTGTCCATCAATGCGCTGGCCGACACCATCCGCAGCTACAAGATCGGCCAGACGGGCCATGTCTACCTGGCGCGCGCCAACGGCGTGCTGCTGGTGCACCGCGACACGGCCCTGGCCGATGGCAAGCATCCACTCAAGGATTTGCCGGGCTTTAGCGATACCCTGAGCAAGAGCCTGTTGACGGGCAACAAATACGCGTACGCCATCTACGACGCGCCTGCGGGACGCCAGTTCGTCGCCGCTTCCTTCGTGCCGGAACTGAATTTATATGTGATGGCCGAAGTGCCGGAAGCGGAAGTGCTGGGCAATGTCACGCGTTCGGCCCTGATCGCCGCCCTGATCGCCGGCCTCGTCGGCGGCGGCATCGCCCTGCTCATCATTTATGTCATCAGCCGCGCCATCGCCGCCCCCGTCGCGCGCGCAGCGGACATGCTCAGCGAGATCGCCAGCGGGAACGGCGACCTGAGCCGCCGCATGCCCGTCGAATCGGAAGACGAAGTTGGCGCGCTGGCTGCCGCCTTCAACCGTTTCGTCGCCTCACTGAACGTGACGATACGCGAAGTTCGCGACAGTACCGGGGCGATTGCCAGTGCATCGAGCCAGATCGCGTCGGGCAACCTGGACCTGTCGGCCCGCACGGAAGCCCAGGCGTCGAGCCTGGAAGAAACGGCGGCGGCCATGGAAGAACTGACGTCGACCGTGAAACAGAACGCGGATAATGCGCGCCAGGCGAACCAGCTGGTGGTGTCGGCCTCGAGCCACGCCGTCAAGGGTGGCGAGGTGGTCGGACAAGTCGTGCAGACGATGGGCGCGATTACAGAAAGTTCGCGCAAGATCGCCGACATTATCGGCGTGATCGACGGTATTGCCTTTCAAACCAATATCCTCGCCCTGAACGCGGCGGTCGAGGCGGCGCGCGCGGGCGAACAAGGCCGCGGCTTTGCCGTGGTGGCGACAGAAGTGCGCAACCTGGCGCAACGCTCGGCAGCGGCGGCGAAGGAAATCAAGGACTTGATCGTCGACTCGGGCAGCAAGGTGGAAGCTGGCAGCAAGCTGGTCGACTCGGCCGGCGCCACCATGCAGGACATCGTCGTTTCCGTCCAGAGGGTCGCCGACCTGATGGGAGAGATCGCTTCGGCCAGCCAGGAGCAAAGCCAGGGCATCGCGCAAGTCAATGCCACTGTCACGCAGATGGATGACGCGACCCAGCAAAATGCGGCCCTGGTGGAAGAAGCGGCTGCAGCGGCCCAATCCTTGCAAGACCAGGCAGGCCGGTTGGCGCAGGTGGTCAGCGTCTTCAAGCTGGAAGAAACGGGGCATGCAGTGCCGCAGCAAGCGCCCCACAAGCCCGTACTGCCCAAGCCGGCGCGCATAGTAACGGCAAAAGCGGCGATACCCGCCGCGCGCCCGACAGCGCCGGACAGCGATGCGTGGGAAGAGTTTTAA
- a CDS encoding Lrp/AsnC family transcriptional regulator: MNSPNTSLDKFDCAILAALQQDGTLSIAALSEKIGLSSTPCWKRVKRLEEEGYIESRVAIVNRQKVGLPVTVFVSVRTGQHDEKWLRRFAAAVIVLPEVQEFHRMSGDIDYLLKVVTTDIKGYDTFYKKLIKAVQLTGVSSAFSMEQIKCSTELPLELIAHGLPA; the protein is encoded by the coding sequence ATGAATTCACCCAACACCTCGCTCGACAAATTCGACTGCGCCATCCTGGCCGCCCTGCAGCAGGACGGTACCCTGTCGATCGCCGCCCTCAGCGAGAAGATCGGCCTGTCCAGCACGCCCTGCTGGAAGCGCGTCAAGCGCCTGGAGGAAGAGGGCTATATCGAGAGCCGCGTGGCCATCGTCAACCGGCAAAAAGTGGGCTTGCCCGTCACGGTTTTCGTCAGCGTGCGCACGGGCCAGCACGATGAAAAATGGCTGCGCCGCTTCGCCGCCGCCGTCATCGTCCTGCCCGAGGTACAGGAATTTCACCGCATGAGCGGCGACATCGACTACCTGCTGAAAGTCGTCACCACCGACATCAAGGGCTACGACACCTTCTATAAAAAGCTCATCAAGGCCGTGCAGCTGACGGGGGTGTCGTCCGCCTTTTCCATGGAGCAAATCAAATGCAGCACGGAATTGCCGCTGGAATTGATCGCCCACGGCTTGCCTGCCTGA